In Bacteriovorax stolpii, a single genomic region encodes these proteins:
- a CDS encoding metallophosphoesterase: MMRGSEKDVIPFLFVLSSLFAYTCFKGLQIAPAHPYIMFAGTSVFFALMISSMFISRNKPDAFEAKWFMVLTWVGSLFMGWWGTFIMISIPIDIVHFVFSMFKDGEFFIGPRGYTIILALSALVTFLGFVEVLRGPKVVEVDLPIKDLPPELENLKIAQISDLHIGPTIQSRYVNKVVKKTNATHADLVVITGDLADAHTEPIKKHLRPLGELQSRFGTFYVTGNHEYYWGVESLLPELKKLGFELLINSNRILNIGSAKLLVAGISDPVGRSFSEEHRPDLIKARETQEKTDFNILLAHRPDPYVNAEKYGFHLQFSGHTHAGQFFPFSLLIPIAHRYYKGLNRHGKLWLYVNPGTGYWGPAHRFGIASEITLLKLSKV, encoded by the coding sequence ATGATGAGAGGCAGTGAGAAAGATGTGATTCCATTTTTATTTGTCCTCTCTTCATTGTTTGCCTACACCTGTTTTAAAGGATTACAGATCGCTCCAGCGCATCCCTATATCATGTTTGCTGGAACCTCCGTTTTTTTTGCACTCATGATTTCTTCCATGTTTATTTCGCGCAACAAACCTGATGCCTTTGAGGCCAAATGGTTTATGGTATTAACGTGGGTTGGCTCACTCTTTATGGGATGGTGGGGAACATTTATTATGATCTCTATCCCCATCGATATTGTTCATTTTGTTTTTTCGATGTTTAAAGATGGCGAATTTTTTATTGGTCCTCGCGGTTATACTATCATTCTCGCCCTTTCTGCTCTCGTGACATTCCTGGGATTTGTTGAAGTGCTTCGCGGTCCAAAAGTTGTTGAAGTCGATTTGCCAATTAAAGATCTTCCACCTGAGCTAGAAAACTTAAAGATCGCCCAAATCAGTGATCTGCATATTGGACCTACAATTCAAAGCCGCTACGTCAATAAAGTTGTGAAAAAAACCAACGCTACTCATGCTGACTTAGTTGTTATTACTGGTGATCTTGCTGACGCTCACACTGAACCAATCAAAAAACACTTACGCCCACTGGGAGAATTGCAATCTCGTTTTGGAACTTTCTACGTCACCGGCAATCACGAGTATTACTGGGGTGTCGAAAGTTTATTGCCTGAATTAAAAAAGCTGGGTTTTGAACTCTTAATCAACTCCAACCGCATTCTCAACATTGGTTCTGCAAAACTTTTAGTGGCCGGTATTTCCGATCCAGTTGGAAGATCTTTTTCAGAGGAACACCGCCCAGATTTAATAAAGGCCCGTGAAACTCAGGAAAAAACTGATTTTAATATTCTACTTGCACATAGACCTGATCCCTATGTGAACGCCGAAAAATATGGCTTTCACTTGCAGTTTTCCGGACACACCCACGCTGGACAATTCTTTCCTTTTAGCCTGCTCATACCTATCGCCCACCGCTACTACAAGGGGCTCAACCGCCACGGCAAACTCTGGCTCTATGTCAACCCGGGAACCGGATATTGGGGCCCAGCTCACCGCTTTGGAATTGCTTCCGAAATCACCCTTTTAAAACTGTCTAAAGTTTAA
- a CDS encoding S41 family peptidase has translation MKSLLCLLLVFSTGAFAAEENQFKPLKDVRSQMTFKPLSDEDKELIISYTRTLFSKVYVNLEHKMSIYPTNPLADLKIIEDRYHEMDEVEFHQRMLAIYTSVRDFHVNYNLPKPYACYSSLTGFSLQKMKANKIIVTSVNLNLKNLSPDLQKLTPGDELVSYQNTSPLSYIKSRSAAVGASTPDAVIVQGVFDLYFRSHYGSILQKDNEITASFKRPNGEEYSIVAPWIARFNPDCLKEKTEEKVQSGKTDENLREVKLKERKKFFLNWKNKFITFFKNKLPLVKKKFLNSETSLVDLSAPHTTKHPNLFWKVIPYQGQNFGYLKLDSFDAPEGTNAAVAEVKKVLTQNLADTSALVIDLRGNYGGQISFAEKMAALFGAMPVKSIPFYVRANDFMSFMFKDDPSWLKLMIPQGNNNTLVGPGNLTTLTDLSRVSQSYFGKVVLLTNSECFSSCDLFSAVMKDYARVKIYGTDHSTFGGGANVWATGYMKPAFESIDMPVPPQNISMRVTARHAHRLADNSLIEDRGVATDVILDEETDDLLTQNSTVVAKIYNDFLKDPTLKKSSDTFVEFEQKSFQVHGDNLVNLIASVGNIDYISVFKNKKFVQRFEKDEEDKIAITLNSKNTPYGTESVEIYGFDRDSSTRLPVLRTSLLLETLPEFKKLQDLNVIGDVITTTYPKNADCGWQKSANALLLEGYCPETSTEATLSIELPQTETILSFDLIMDTEPDYDFFEIVAIVNGVETQLMEPVSQPQNESFRISLGAFAGKNIDLKFKVISDEAFSGKGGSISNIQIQ, from the coding sequence ATGAAGTCATTACTTTGTCTTCTTTTGGTTTTTTCTACTGGTGCTTTTGCTGCTGAAGAAAATCAGTTCAAGCCACTCAAAGATGTCCGCAGTCAAATGACCTTCAAACCATTATCTGATGAAGATAAAGAGCTTATCATCTCTTATACAAGAACTCTTTTTTCAAAAGTCTATGTAAACCTTGAACATAAAATGTCGATCTATCCGACCAATCCTCTGGCGGATTTAAAAATCATTGAAGACCGCTACCACGAAATGGATGAAGTTGAATTTCACCAAAGGATGCTGGCGATTTATACCAGTGTTCGCGACTTCCATGTAAACTACAATCTGCCTAAGCCTTATGCCTGTTATAGCTCATTGACTGGTTTTTCTCTTCAAAAAATGAAGGCCAATAAAATCATCGTGACTTCTGTTAACCTCAACCTTAAAAATCTTTCTCCCGATCTTCAAAAACTCACACCGGGAGATGAACTCGTAAGCTACCAAAATACATCCCCACTAAGTTATATAAAATCCCGCTCGGCAGCCGTTGGGGCCTCAACACCTGATGCGGTTATCGTTCAGGGTGTTTTTGATCTTTATTTCCGCAGCCACTATGGATCAATCCTGCAAAAAGATAATGAAATTACCGCTTCCTTCAAAAGGCCCAACGGAGAAGAGTACTCTATTGTTGCTCCATGGATTGCGCGTTTTAATCCTGATTGTTTAAAAGAAAAAACCGAAGAAAAAGTTCAATCTGGCAAGACTGATGAGAACTTAAGAGAAGTAAAATTAAAAGAACGTAAAAAGTTCTTCCTTAATTGGAAAAATAAATTTATCACCTTCTTTAAAAACAAGCTTCCACTAGTGAAGAAAAAATTCCTCAACTCAGAAACGTCCTTAGTCGACTTAAGTGCACCCCATACGACAAAGCACCCTAACCTTTTCTGGAAAGTGATTCCTTACCAGGGACAGAATTTTGGTTATTTAAAACTGGATAGCTTTGATGCACCAGAAGGAACAAATGCGGCAGTGGCAGAGGTTAAAAAAGTCCTGACTCAAAATCTGGCAGACACGAGTGCTTTGGTTATCGACCTGCGCGGAAACTATGGTGGGCAAATTTCATTTGCAGAAAAGATGGCCGCCCTTTTTGGAGCAATGCCAGTTAAGAGCATTCCTTTTTATGTAAGAGCAAATGATTTTATGAGTTTTATGTTTAAAGACGATCCATCATGGCTGAAGTTGATGATCCCTCAAGGAAACAACAACACATTAGTTGGACCAGGAAACCTGACAACTCTGACGGACCTTTCTCGCGTTTCTCAGAGCTACTTTGGTAAAGTTGTTCTCTTAACAAACAGCGAGTGCTTTTCATCATGTGACCTTTTCTCTGCTGTTATGAAAGACTACGCTCGCGTTAAAATCTATGGTACTGACCACTCTACTTTTGGTGGAGGGGCCAACGTCTGGGCAACCGGCTATATGAAACCGGCCTTCGAATCAATTGATATGCCAGTTCCACCACAAAATATTTCAATGCGTGTAACGGCCAGACATGCTCATCGCCTGGCGGATAACTCTTTAATTGAAGACCGTGGTGTTGCGACAGATGTTATTCTTGACGAAGAAACTGATGATCTTTTAACTCAAAACTCTACAGTTGTTGCCAAGATCTACAACGATTTTTTAAAAGACCCTACGCTAAAGAAATCTTCAGACACTTTTGTGGAGTTTGAACAAAAATCATTTCAAGTTCACGGTGATAACCTGGTTAACCTGATCGCATCAGTTGGAAATATTGATTACATTTCAGTATTCAAGAATAAAAAATTCGTTCAGCGTTTTGAAAAAGATGAAGAGGATAAGATTGCTATCACGCTTAACTCTAAAAACACTCCGTATGGAACAGAGTCAGTTGAAATTTACGGCTTTGACCGCGATTCATCTACGCGTTTGCCGGTTTTAAGAACCTCACTTCTTCTTGAGACTCTGCCTGAATTTAAAAAACTTCAAGACCTCAATGTTATTGGTGATGTTATCACCACAACTTATCCCAAGAATGCAGATTGCGGATGGCAAAAATCTGCAAATGCTCTTTTACTTGAAGGATATTGCCCGGAGACATCTACAGAGGCGACGCTCTCAATTGAGCTTCCTCAAACTGAAACCATTCTTTCATTTGACCTAATCATGGATACAGAGCCTGATTATGACTTCTTTGAAATCGTGGCCATCGTCAATGGCGTGGAGACTCAATTAATGGAGCCGGTTTCTCAACCGCAAAATGAGAGCTTCCGAATTAGCCTTGGGGCCTTTGCCGGTAAGAATATTGACTTGAAATTCAAAGTCATCAGTGATGAGGCTTTCTCTGGAAAAGGCGGAAGCATTTCTAATATTCAAATTCAGTAA
- a CDS encoding FAD-dependent oxidoreductase encodes MSNQPDIFKAIITEVTQVTARIKAFKLEYGSRSYHFKPGQWIDLYAPIEGKNIGGYTITSAIQEKGHITLAVRESNTHPVTQFLHQIEAGQEVMITEGQGKFFLKEEYMNSPLVFIAGGIGVTPLLSMFRSVDKTKTSLKLFYSVSYEEDILFREELAPYSVFTATKGHSPSWQGETTRMNLAMLKKYGTDLGSHFFICGPRPMIDSMVTELKEAGVSADHIHFEKWW; translated from the coding sequence ATGAGTAATCAACCTGACATTTTTAAAGCAATCATCACCGAAGTCACACAAGTCACGGCCAGAATCAAGGCCTTTAAACTCGAGTATGGTTCTCGTTCATACCATTTTAAACCAGGCCAATGGATAGATCTTTATGCCCCAATTGAGGGCAAAAATATTGGTGGCTATACCATCACCTCTGCTATCCAGGAAAAAGGCCATATAACCCTTGCTGTGCGCGAATCCAATACACATCCAGTGACTCAGTTCCTTCATCAGATTGAAGCAGGACAAGAAGTCATGATTACTGAAGGCCAGGGAAAATTCTTTTTAAAGGAAGAGTACATGAACTCACCTTTAGTTTTTATCGCCGGAGGTATTGGGGTGACTCCTCTTCTTTCGATGTTTAGAAGTGTGGATAAAACGAAAACATCACTAAAACTCTTCTATTCTGTGTCCTACGAGGAAGACATCCTCTTTCGCGAGGAACTAGCTCCCTACAGTGTGTTTACCGCAACCAAAGGGCATTCGCCGTCATGGCAAGGTGAAACCACTCGCATGAATCTGGCGATGCTAAAAAAATATGGAACGGATTTAGGATCACATTTTTTTATCTGTGGCCCCCGTCCGATGATTGATTCGATGGTGACCGAACTTAAAGAAGCAGGCGTCTCAGCAGATCACATCCACTTCGAAAAATGGTGGTAA
- a CDS encoding ammonia-forming cytochrome c nitrite reductase subunit c552, giving the protein MNKKQLALIVVVFTIVGAGIGFLATDIAVKKSEQKNPFFRVVEISPLEDDPAVWGKNFPLQYDTYLRTVDQVRTKHGGSESIPRMPSSADPRDHVAQDKLKEDPRLKMMWLGYAFSKDFREERGHAYMLEDQLFTGRQQVPQPGACLNCHASTYPMMYKLGDGDIQKGFEIMNKMPYHEAAKGVKHPVSCIDCHDSQSMQLRVTRPAFMEGIAKYKATLGVQKYEVNKMATRQEMRTFVCAQCHVEYYFKGTEKRLTFPWDKGIKGDEILKEYQENGHKDWIHVETKAPVLKAQHPEFEMFSQGVHAKSGVSCVDCHMPYQRVGAMKITDHQARSPLLNINKSCQTCHHSPESELLSKVELIQSRHLEMRNRALDALMAFITDLKNAQAKNFDPAKVKKAQNLQREAQFLIDFVEAENSAGFHAPQEAARLMVQALDKIREGQLILK; this is encoded by the coding sequence ATGAATAAAAAACAATTGGCCTTAATCGTTGTTGTCTTTACCATTGTGGGAGCGGGAATTGGTTTTCTTGCGACTGACATTGCGGTGAAAAAGAGTGAACAGAAAAATCCTTTCTTTCGCGTGGTCGAAATCTCGCCGCTAGAAGATGACCCTGCAGTTTGGGGAAAGAATTTTCCTCTGCAATATGACACCTATTTAAGAACTGTCGATCAAGTGCGCACCAAGCACGGTGGTTCAGAATCAATTCCTCGCATGCCTTCGAGTGCAGACCCTCGCGATCACGTGGCCCAGGACAAATTAAAAGAAGACCCACGCTTAAAAATGATGTGGCTTGGTTATGCTTTTAGTAAAGACTTCCGCGAAGAAAGAGGTCACGCTTACATGCTTGAAGACCAACTCTTCACTGGACGCCAGCAAGTTCCACAACCTGGTGCTTGTTTAAACTGTCACGCTTCAACTTACCCGATGATGTATAAACTTGGTGATGGAGATATTCAAAAAGGCTTCGAGATCATGAATAAGATGCCTTACCATGAGGCGGCTAAAGGGGTGAAGCACCCGGTGAGTTGTATTGATTGTCACGATTCGCAAAGCATGCAATTGAGAGTCACTCGTCCGGCCTTTATGGAAGGGATTGCAAAATACAAAGCAACTCTTGGTGTTCAAAAGTATGAAGTTAATAAAATGGCCACACGTCAGGAGATGCGTACATTTGTGTGCGCTCAATGCCACGTTGAATACTATTTTAAAGGAACTGAAAAGCGCTTAACTTTTCCTTGGGATAAAGGGATTAAAGGGGATGAGATCTTAAAAGAGTACCAGGAGAATGGACACAAAGACTGGATTCACGTAGAGACAAAAGCTCCAGTGCTAAAGGCCCAGCACCCTGAGTTTGAAATGTTTAGTCAGGGAGTCCATGCGAAGTCAGGTGTCTCGTGTGTGGACTGCCACATGCCTTATCAGCGCGTAGGTGCGATGAAAATTACAGATCACCAGGCAAGAAGCCCGCTTCTTAACATTAATAAGTCATGCCAGACATGCCACCATTCACCAGAGTCAGAGCTACTTAGTAAAGTTGAATTGATTCAATCAAGACACCTGGAAATGCGCAATAGAGCTCTGGATGCTCTCATGGCGTTCATCACTGATTTAAAAAATGCCCAGGCCAAAAACTTTGATCCGGCAAAAGTTAAAAAAGCACAGAACCTACAGAGAGAAGCTCAGTTCTTAATCGATTTCGTGGAAGCAGAAAACTCTGCAGGATTCCACGCTCCTCAGGAAGCGGCCCGCTTGATGGTGCAGGCCCTGGATAAGATCAGAGAAGGGCAATTGATATTAAAATAA
- the nrfH gene encoding cytochrome c nitrite reductase small subunit — translation MKSKITIFVILCAVIGLSLGLGSFTFIYGKGYSYLQDDPKACVNCHIMKDQYDSWSKSSHKSVATCNSCHAPQEFYLKYLNKAENGFNHGWKFTTGKYRDPIRIREHNFDIAMKSCLHCHGDLMNSAQHEKPLLEGRSCVQCHRDVGHSH, via the coding sequence TTGAAGAGCAAGATAACTATCTTCGTTATTCTTTGCGCAGTGATTGGTCTCTCTTTAGGATTAGGGTCTTTTACCTTCATCTATGGGAAAGGTTATTCGTATTTACAGGATGACCCAAAGGCCTGCGTTAACTGCCATATCATGAAAGACCAATACGACAGTTGGTCTAAATCGTCGCACAAAAGTGTAGCGACTTGTAATTCATGTCATGCTCCACAAGAGTTTTATCTTAAATATCTCAATAAAGCGGAAAATGGTTTTAACCACGGATGGAAATTCACCACCGGAAAATACCGCGATCCCATCAGAATCAGAGAACACAATTTTGATATTGCCATGAAGTCATGTCTGCACTGTCATGGAGATTTAATGAATTCGGCCCAGCACGAGAAACCTTTACTTGAAGGACGTTCGTGTGTGCAATGCCATAGGGATGTTGGTCACAGTCATTAA
- a CDS encoding bacteriohemerythrin, with product MNKVPFEDMNEVHAEELELANSIYEYLTSTKDYDHSRIEKMLEEFAFHLRDHFLFEEDMMAETNCPILGCHSNEHKRVQKIMYQLFQEYALTKDVSLLKFYFEFEFKSWIENHILTMDMVTGAYLKDPEAFMKQAAATQG from the coding sequence ATGAATAAAGTCCCATTCGAAGACATGAACGAAGTTCACGCAGAAGAGCTTGAACTGGCGAACTCGATTTACGAATACCTCACATCAACCAAAGATTACGACCACTCTCGCATCGAGAAAATGCTGGAAGAGTTTGCTTTTCACTTGAGAGATCATTTTCTTTTTGAAGAAGATATGATGGCGGAAACAAATTGTCCGATTTTAGGATGTCACTCTAATGAGCACAAGCGCGTCCAGAAAATCATGTATCAACTCTTTCAAGAGTACGCATTAACTAAAGACGTGAGTCTGTTGAAATTTTATTTTGAATTCGAATTCAAGTCTTGGATTGAAAATCATATCCTGACGATGGATATGGTGACAGGGGCCTATTTAAAAGATCCTGAAGCTTTTATGAAGCAGGCTGCGGCAACTCAGGGATAA
- a CDS encoding GNAT family N-acetyltransferase produces MEIQTANLILRPFQMSDIDDLHVFCSDLSNVEYMDWGPNTREQTEKFLAETTAPLEGKNPTVFNFAVTLKSSGTVIGSSSVWIRSDIHQHGGLGYILNKQFWRKGYGTELAAALVKFGFETLKFHRISATCFPHNLGSKHLLEKVGFKQEGYLREELYVRGQWRDSLLFSILEKDYIDAK; encoded by the coding sequence ATGGAAATCCAGACAGCAAATCTAATTTTAAGACCTTTTCAAATGTCCGACATTGATGACTTACATGTCTTCTGCTCCGACCTTTCGAATGTTGAATATATGGACTGGGGACCGAACACACGGGAACAAACAGAAAAGTTTCTTGCTGAAACTACTGCTCCCTTAGAAGGTAAAAATCCCACAGTATTTAACTTTGCAGTCACCCTTAAATCTTCTGGAACTGTTATCGGTAGCTCTAGCGTGTGGATCAGAAGTGATATCCATCAGCACGGTGGATTAGGCTACATTCTCAACAAACAATTTTGGCGCAAAGGCTACGGTACTGAGCTTGCTGCGGCCTTGGTTAAATTTGGATTTGAAACACTTAAATTTCATAGAATATCTGCGACCTGTTTTCCACATAACCTAGGCTCGAAACACTTACTCGAAAAAGTAGGATTTAAGCAGGAAGGTTATTTGCGTGAAGAGCTATATGTCCGTGGACAATGGCGTGATTCTTTACTCTTCTCAATCCTTGAAAAAGATTATATCGACGCGAAGTAA
- a CDS encoding class I SAM-dependent methyltransferase, whose amino-acid sequence MTNLVSENIPGYTLLDSGFGKKLEIIAGVTVERPSPQAIWAPRLSEGEWKKATSVCIRKSDGGGTWQHKNKEPQDLVLEWEKLKFKLKFTSFGHCGVFFEQQAVWNTLVRETEALQKELGRPIKFLNLFGYTGCASLAVLSTGAEVFHVDSSKGVLTWGRENAELSKLDTKKIKFVQEDVRGFIKHSLRKGFKYDAILADPPSWGHGANKEVWEFEQMIHEMVTDCYNILNREKSFFFLSSHTHGVQSEALRNIMNDHKSKKEIVVGELGVRHSNDPRILPAGIYSLAKNIV is encoded by the coding sequence ATGACAAATTTAGTTTCTGAAAATATCCCAGGCTACACTCTGCTCGATTCTGGTTTTGGTAAAAAACTCGAAATCATCGCAGGGGTCACTGTTGAACGCCCCTCTCCTCAGGCCATCTGGGCCCCGCGCTTATCTGAAGGCGAATGGAAAAAAGCAACGTCAGTTTGTATTAGAAAGTCTGATGGTGGCGGAACTTGGCAACACAAAAATAAAGAGCCACAAGACTTAGTGCTTGAATGGGAAAAACTAAAATTCAAATTAAAGTTCACTTCTTTTGGCCATTGCGGAGTTTTCTTTGAACAGCAAGCTGTTTGGAACACACTTGTTCGTGAAACAGAAGCGCTTCAAAAAGAACTGGGACGTCCAATTAAGTTTTTAAACTTGTTTGGATACACTGGATGCGCCAGCCTTGCTGTTCTTTCAACAGGGGCAGAAGTTTTTCATGTAGATTCAAGTAAAGGTGTTTTAACTTGGGGAAGAGAAAACGCTGAGCTTTCTAAGTTAGACACAAAAAAAATTAAATTCGTTCAAGAAGACGTGAGAGGATTTATTAAACATTCTCTAAGAAAAGGTTTCAAATACGATGCAATCCTGGCCGATCCACCGAGCTGGGGTCACGGGGCCAATAAAGAAGTCTGGGAATTTGAACAGATGATTCATGAGATGGTCACGGATTGTTACAATATCTTAAACCGCGAAAAGAGTTTCTTCTTTCTTTCTTCTCACACTCACGGTGTGCAGTCGGAAGCTTTAAGAAACATCATGAACGATCACAAGTCAAAAAAGGAAATCGTGGTTGGAGAGCTAGGTGTTCGCCACTCAAATGACCCGAGAATTCTTCCAGCTGGAATCTACTCTCTAGCTAAAAATATCGTTTAA
- a CDS encoding RluA family pseudouridine synthase, producing MIQVLYEDSDFLIVNKPSGLIVHATVDKSRENLYDILKKDHPELAILHRLDKDTSGAMLFSKNPEINKDIQAIFDERTIEKNYIALVHGEWEGEKGMMEDFLKKEKVKNKEKMVKVLKGGQKAITYFEKKDYKNGVSLMSFTLETGRMHQIRVQSALRNHPLLGDAFYGKPDKAERLFLHSHHLEFQFQGRLISVTAPLPEEFKRYF from the coding sequence ATGATTCAAGTCTTATATGAGGATTCTGACTTTCTAATCGTCAATAAACCTTCAGGTTTAATCGTTCACGCGACGGTGGATAAGTCGCGCGAAAACCTCTACGACATTCTAAAAAAAGATCATCCGGAGCTGGCGATTCTTCACCGCTTGGACAAAGACACATCCGGGGCCATGCTCTTTTCTAAAAATCCAGAAATCAATAAAGACATCCAGGCCATCTTTGATGAAAGGACGATTGAAAAAAACTATATCGCTTTAGTTCACGGTGAATGGGAAGGTGAGAAGGGGATGATGGAAGACTTTCTTAAAAAAGAGAAGGTGAAGAATAAAGAAAAGATGGTGAAGGTTTTAAAAGGTGGACAGAAGGCCATTACATATTTTGAAAAGAAAGATTATAAAAATGGTGTCTCGCTCATGAGCTTTACACTGGAGACAGGACGTATGCACCAGATCCGAGTCCAGTCTGCACTTCGCAATCACCCTTTACTCGGTGATGCTTTTTACGGCAAACCAGATAAGGCAGAGCGCTTGTTTTTGCACTCTCATCACTTGGAGTTTCAATTCCAAGGGCGACTGATTTCAGTCACCGCTCCATTGCCAGAAGAATTTAAACGATATTTTTAG
- a CDS encoding phosphatase PAP2 family protein, whose protein sequence is MKTALLLLSAITFNLNVYAADMYDSRWKHEVESILSCQNTIQGCTAEQELQIASIMGKTTPTQELSRFIKADKQAQPLYIPLDMKNQELVALAAATSLGVVAFANDRAITDFAIEHKTVMSDPITTVGNFLGREATIPLVAGSYFLGVVYKDNKLKQVALFTVGATIAGQLVTEGAKNLFGRMRPAQSENPYEFFQEKSKSFFSGHTTQAFTIATIVSEMYKDDYPVVPYVAYGLASLTAYARVYGENHWASDVITGAIMGTFVTRLFLSFMKQDKSKENGGFSVSPGIDPLTGTLMVNVNYVPKQKASTLKCAKISDQIERAKACMAEVMKQK, encoded by the coding sequence ATGAAAACTGCTCTTCTGCTTTTAAGTGCCATCACTTTCAACCTGAACGTTTATGCTGCTGATATGTACGATTCTCGATGGAAACATGAAGTCGAATCCATTCTATCATGCCAAAACACAATCCAGGGTTGCACAGCAGAGCAAGAGCTACAAATCGCCTCTATCATGGGGAAAACAACGCCAACACAGGAATTAAGTCGCTTTATTAAAGCGGATAAACAGGCCCAACCTCTTTACATCCCTCTGGATATGAAAAACCAGGAGCTCGTGGCCCTGGCCGCGGCAACCAGCTTGGGAGTTGTGGCCTTTGCCAATGATAGAGCTATTACAGATTTCGCCATTGAACATAAAACAGTCATGTCTGACCCAATTACCACCGTAGGAAATTTCCTAGGAAGAGAAGCCACTATTCCTCTTGTCGCTGGATCGTATTTCCTTGGGGTAGTTTATAAAGACAATAAACTGAAGCAAGTAGCACTTTTCACTGTAGGTGCAACCATTGCCGGACAACTCGTTACCGAAGGAGCAAAAAACTTATTCGGAAGAATGAGACCAGCTCAGAGTGAAAACCCGTATGAATTCTTCCAGGAAAAAAGTAAGTCTTTCTTCTCAGGACATACGACTCAAGCTTTTACGATCGCAACAATTGTTTCTGAAATGTATAAAGATGACTACCCTGTTGTTCCCTATGTAGCTTACGGTCTGGCTTCACTTACAGCCTACGCCCGAGTTTATGGTGAAAACCATTGGGCATCTGATGTTATCACTGGTGCGATCATGGGGACATTTGTCACCAGATTATTTTTAAGTTTTATGAAACAAGACAAAAGTAAAGAAAATGGTGGATTCTCAGTTTCACCTGGAATTGACCCACTAACTGGAACACTTATGGTGAACGTAAACTACGTTCCAAAACAAAAAGCTTCGACGCTAAAATGTGCGAAAATCAGCGACCAAATCGAGAGGGCCAAGGCATGTATGGCCGAAGTCATGAAACAGAAATAA